A section of the Halopiger aswanensis genome encodes:
- the acs gene encoding acetate--CoA ligase, which translates to MVDRNGWGRDRPVPTGSPRSPPDWFAQQANVTDGGIYETFERDWPDCWERAADLLSWDEAYDTVLNDGNAPFYEWFAGGKLNAAYNCVDRHLEAGRKNHVAIRWEGKHGERETYTYRDLYVEVNEFAAALRGLGVEEDDVVTIYLPMIPALPIAMLACARIGAPHSVVFAGLSADALATRMDAAESEYLITCDGYYRRGDAFNQKSKADNARLSVDRDVETVVVDRLGDDLPHVLGDDERDYHDLCREYAGETVEPVSRDAEDMLFLMYTSGTTGEPKGVVHTTGGYLAHVAWTSHAVLDITPEDTYWCAADIGWITGHSYIVYGPLALGTTTVMYEGTPDYPDRDRLWEIVDRNAVDVFYTAPTAIRAFMKWGSDYPDRHDLSSLRLLGSVGEPISPRPWNWYREHIGRGDCPVVDTWWQTETGAVIVSTLPGIDEMKPGAAGPGLPGIDVAVVDEAGDPVEPGQAGYLTIGRPWPGMARTLYDGDDRFRSEYWDRFSDPDRDEWVYFSGDAAAIDEDGYITVLGRIDDVINVSGRRLSTMEIESAITDVSGVAEAAVVGRSSEVNGTDIYAYVSTAGGHDPDARVRQRIVDSIESTIGPIAKPSEIVFTPELPKTRSGKIMRRLLEDIANGEDLGDTSSLRNPEIVGEIQAESGSE; encoded by the coding sequence ATGGTCGATCGGAACGGGTGGGGACGGGATCGGCCCGTCCCGACCGGGTCGCCTCGGAGCCCTCCCGACTGGTTCGCCCAGCAGGCGAACGTCACGGACGGGGGGATCTACGAGACGTTCGAGCGAGACTGGCCGGACTGCTGGGAGCGGGCGGCCGATCTCCTCTCCTGGGACGAGGCGTACGACACCGTCCTGAACGACGGGAACGCCCCCTTTTACGAGTGGTTCGCCGGCGGGAAACTGAACGCCGCCTACAACTGCGTCGACCGTCACCTCGAGGCGGGCCGGAAGAACCACGTCGCGATCCGCTGGGAGGGGAAACACGGCGAGCGCGAGACCTACACCTACCGGGACCTGTACGTCGAGGTCAACGAGTTCGCCGCGGCGCTGCGCGGGTTGGGCGTCGAAGAGGACGACGTGGTAACGATCTACCTCCCGATGATCCCCGCGTTGCCGATCGCGATGTTGGCCTGTGCCCGGATCGGCGCGCCCCACAGCGTCGTCTTCGCCGGACTCTCGGCCGACGCACTGGCGACGCGGATGGACGCCGCCGAGAGCGAGTACCTGATCACCTGCGACGGCTACTACCGGCGGGGCGACGCCTTCAACCAGAAGAGCAAGGCCGACAACGCCCGCCTCTCGGTCGATCGAGACGTCGAGACGGTCGTCGTCGACCGCCTCGGGGACGACCTCCCCCACGTGCTCGGCGACGACGAGCGGGACTACCACGACCTCTGTCGGGAGTACGCCGGCGAAACCGTCGAACCGGTCTCTCGAGACGCCGAGGACATGCTGTTTCTCATGTACACGTCGGGGACGACGGGCGAGCCGAAGGGCGTCGTCCACACGACCGGCGGCTACCTCGCGCACGTCGCGTGGACGAGCCACGCCGTCCTGGACATCACGCCCGAGGACACCTACTGGTGTGCGGCCGACATCGGCTGGATCACCGGCCACTCCTACATCGTCTACGGCCCGCTCGCGCTGGGGACGACGACGGTGATGTACGAGGGCACCCCGGACTATCCCGACCGCGACCGGCTGTGGGAAATCGTCGACCGGAACGCGGTGGACGTCTTCTACACGGCGCCGACGGCGATCCGCGCGTTCATGAAGTGGGGGTCGGACTACCCCGACCGGCACGACCTCTCGTCGCTGCGCCTGCTGGGGTCCGTCGGCGAGCCGATCAGTCCCCGGCCGTGGAACTGGTACCGCGAGCACATCGGCCGCGGCGACTGTCCGGTCGTCGACACCTGGTGGCAGACCGAGACGGGCGCGGTGATCGTCTCGACGCTGCCGGGCATCGACGAGATGAAACCCGGCGCGGCCGGCCCCGGACTCCCCGGGATCGACGTCGCGGTCGTCGACGAAGCGGGCGACCCGGTCGAACCCGGCCAGGCCGGCTACCTCACCATCGGCCGCCCGTGGCCCGGTATGGCGCGGACGCTGTACGACGGCGACGACCGCTTCCGCTCGGAGTACTGGGACCGGTTCTCCGACCCCGACCGCGACGAGTGGGTCTACTTCAGCGGCGACGCCGCCGCGATCGACGAGGACGGCTACATCACGGTGCTCGGCCGCATCGACGACGTGATCAACGTCTCCGGGCGGCGCCTGAGCACGATGGAGATCGAGAGCGCGATCACCGACGTCAGCGGCGTCGCCGAGGCCGCGGTCGTCGGCCGCTCGAGCGAGGTCAACGGCACCGATATCTACGCCTACGTGAGCACGGCGGGCGGCCACGATCCGGACGCCAGGGTTCGACAACGGATCGTCGACAGCATCGAGTCGACGATCGGGCCGATCGCGAAACCGAGCGAAATCGTCTTCACGCCCGAACTGCCCAAGACGCGCTCGGGCAAGATCATGCGCCGACTGCTCGAGGACATCGCGAACGGCGAGGATCTCGGCGATACGAGTTCGCTGCGGAACCCGGAGATCGTCGGCGAGATTCAGGCAGAGAGCGGCTCCGAGTGA